The following coding sequences lie in one Euhalothece natronophila Z-M001 genomic window:
- a CDS encoding IS4 family transposase encodes MLTVVHQGVGYPLMWTFLDKKGNSKTDERMNLLNRFEREFPEVEIAYLCGDREFIGKPWLTYLLLTPMIPFRLRIRETDLIGDGGKQLSAKTVFAHLRPGQKEILNSRRWVWGRLVYVSALRLEDGELLILISPDSAEAAISDYANRWGIETLFGMFKTRGFCLESTHFTDSERLSKLLALMALAMCWAIKVGEWLHSHTPLKVKKHGRREKSLFRYGLDYLRSVVNDLDIKHRQFLECLQFLSCT; translated from the coding sequence ATGTTAACAGTGGTTCATCAAGGAGTGGGTTATCCTCTGATGTGGACCTTTCTCGACAAAAAAGGAAACTCCAAGACCGATGAACGGATGAATTTACTCAATCGCTTTGAGAGAGAATTTCCAGAGGTGGAAATAGCTTATCTTTGTGGAGACAGAGAGTTTATTGGGAAACCGTGGCTGACTTACCTTCTCCTCACTCCGATGATTCCTTTTCGTCTTCGCATCAGGGAAACCGATTTAATTGGGGATGGTGGAAAACAACTCTCGGCTAAGACGGTTTTCGCTCATCTTCGACCTGGCCAAAAGGAAATCCTGAACTCTCGGCGTTGGGTGTGGGGAAGATTGGTTTATGTGTCGGCGTTAAGGCTTGAAGATGGAGAACTATTGATTCTGATTTCCCCTGATTCTGCTGAGGCTGCTATTTCCGATTATGCTAACCGTTGGGGAATCGAAACTCTCTTTGGCATGTTTAAGACCCGAGGGTTTTGCCTCGAATCTACTCATTTTACTGACTCAGAGCGATTAAGTAAGCTGTTAGCTCTCATGGCTTTGGCTATGTGCTGGGCAATTAAAGTGGGAGAGTGGTTACATTCTCATACTCCTCTTAAAGTTAAAAAACATGGACGAAGAGAAAAAAGTCTTTTTCGCTATGGTCTTGATTATCTCCGTTCGGTTGTTAATGATTTAGATATCAAACATCGTCAGTTTCTTGAGTGTTTACAATTTTTGTCCTGTACTTAG
- a CDS encoding DUF1902 domain-containing protein yields MSQLKYEVSAFWDKEAQVWVAESKSVPSLATEAKTLEALTQKLRTLVPELLQLNRITEDTSVREIEIEITSHRQETIQIAI; encoded by the coding sequence ATGAGCCAATTAAAATACGAAGTTAGTGCGTTTTGGGACAAAGAAGCTCAAGTCTGGGTAGCAGAGAGTAAAAGCGTTCCAAGTTTAGCAACAGAAGCTAAAACGTTAGAAGCATTAACACAAAAGCTAAGAACTCTAGTTCCTGAATTATTGCAGTTGAACCGTATTACAGAAGACACCTCAGTCAGGGAAATTGAAATTGAAATAACGAGCCACCGACAAGAAACCATTCAAATTGCGATATAA
- a CDS encoding type II toxin-antitoxin system HicB family antitoxin → MKFNVTLDQDEDGIWIVECPSIPGCISQGQTKEEALENIKDAIAACLQVRAERGFPLTIETQQVEVIA, encoded by the coding sequence ATGAAATTTAATGTCACCCTCGATCAAGATGAAGATGGAATCTGGATTGTTGAATGTCCGAGTATTCCAGGCTGTATCAGTCAGGGTCAAACTAAAGAAGAAGCCCTAGAGAATATTAAAGACGCGATCGCTGCTTGTTTGCAAGTTCGTGCTGAACGTGGTTTCCCCCTAACCATAGAGACTCAGCAAGTGGAGGTAATTGCTTAA
- a CDS encoding DUF433 domain-containing protein, with amino-acid sequence MTLTITAELTPIEQDSHGVVRVAKTRITLDTVITAFLEGCTAEEIAQQYPSLQLSDIYLVIGYYLRHTEEVNTYLAQRQREATQSQQEAEKRFNPIGVRDRLLARRNQSQ; translated from the coding sequence ATGACTCTGACGATTACAGCAGAACTGACACCGATCGAGCAAGATAGTCATGGAGTCGTGCGGGTTGCTAAAACTCGTATCACTTTAGATACGGTTATCACGGCTTTTCTAGAAGGATGCACCGCAGAAGAAATAGCACAACAATATCCCTCTCTACAACTCTCAGACATCTACTTGGTCATCGGCTACTATCTGAGACATACGGAAGAAGTCAATACCTATCTTGCCCAACGTCAACGTGAGGCGACTCAGAGTCAGCAGGAAGCGGAAAAACGGTTTAATCCCATTGGAGTGCGCGATCGCTTACTGGCAAGGCGTAATCAATCTCAGTAG
- a CDS encoding DUF5615 family PIN-like protein, translated as MISLYLDEDVHVLVADLLQARGFDVITARDAGQLQATDAEQLAYAITQGRTLVTHNRTDFEELVQSYFNAGEMHFGVIFAVRRSPQEIAKRLLVILNQVTSQEMENQVRYI; from the coding sequence TTGATTAGTTTATACTTAGATGAAGATGTTCACGTTTTAGTAGCGGATTTGCTTCAAGCAAGAGGCTTTGATGTCATTACTGCACGGGATGCAGGACAACTTCAAGCGACTGATGCCGAACAATTAGCTTATGCCATCACTCAAGGAAGAACGCTAGTTACTCATAATCGCACTGATTTTGAAGAGCTTGTGCAAAGTTATTTCAATGCAGGTGAGATGCACTTTGGGGTGATTTTTGCAGTTCGCCGTTCACCACAAGAGATTGCAAAACGATTACTGGTTATTCTCAATCAAGTTACTTCTCAGGAAATGGAAAATCAAGTCCGATACATCTAG
- a CDS encoding DUF5615 family PIN-like protein, with product MIRFLADENLNNQIVRGILRQNPEIDLVRVQDVGLSGVDDPTVLAWAAE from the coding sequence ATGATTCGCTTCTTGGCAGATGAGAATTTAAATAACCAGATCGTGCGGGGAATTCTGCGTCAAAACCCAGAAATTGATTTGGTACGGGTTCAAGATGTGGGATTATCGGGAGTAGATGATCCAACAGTATTGGCATGGGCTGCTGAATAA
- a CDS encoding hydantoinase B/oxoprolinase family protein, which translates to MAQQWQFWIDRGGTFTDIVAKRDDSQIFTHKLLSENPDHYQDAAIQGIRDILNLNPDQPIPTHQIQAIKMGTTVATNALLEHKGERVVLLITKGFRDALRIGYQNRPDIFAREIILPEMIYEQVIEVEERINANGEIVTPLNVEQIKQDLKTAYDQGIRSCAIVLMHGYRYSCHEKQIADIARQLHFSQISVSHEVAPLMKLVSRGDTTVVDAYLSPILHRYVEQVAQQLNLTENSPTQLLFMQSNGGLVDANHFQGKDSILSGPAGGIVGAVKTSQIAGYDKIISFDMGGTSTDVAHYAGEYERNLETEIAGVRLKTPMMAIHTVAAGGGSIVEFDGERYRVGPDSAGAYPGPTAYGNGGPLTVTDCNVKVGKLQPQFFPHVFGKNQDEPLNVEAVETKFQELTAKIGDNRPPEAVASGFLAIAVEKMANAIKKISLEKGYDVSQYTLCCFGGAGGQHACLLADALGMKRVLIHPYAGVLSAYGIGLADIRILREQTVEARLNSNLDLESIFFPLIAEAQKELSQQANSSSPERTTIQQKVHLKYEGTDSPLLVNYGSNEAMEQEFQTLHQQRYGFVMEGKPLVVDAISVELIYQTETLAEKTISRQQETPPQPITTVSVYLGNQWRDTPVYQREDLQPQDIISSPAIIIESTGTNIIELGWEATINDEGHLILSKQVEADGVQLQPTTTEKPDPVLLEIFNNLFRSIAEQMGTTLQNTSYSVNIKERLDFSCAIFDQNGDLVANAPHIPVHLGSMSASVESLITAQQGNLKPGDVYVLNNPYNGGTHLPDVTVITPVFLNDEMSPQFYVASRGHHADIGGITPGSMPPHSTHIEEEGVLLDNFLLVENGQFREKALLDQLTSTHYPVRNPKQNIADLQAQIAANEKGVQELLKMVEQFDLKTVQAYMQYIQNNAETAVKQVIASLQEGSYRTPLDTGGDIQVQISINQTLNRATVDFTGTSPQQESNFNAPSAICKAAVLYVFRTLVDDNIPLNAGCLKPLDIIIPQGCLLNPTPPAAVVAGNVETSQLIVDTLYGALEVMAASQGTMNNFTFGNDRYQYYETICGGVGAGNGFKGADAVHTHMTNSRLTDPEVLEWRFPVLVEEFSIRENSGGKGRYSGGNGVIRRIKFLEAMTAGILSSRRKFAPFALAGGESGKMGRNAVERNDGTVEELDSTATVEMDTGDVFIIETPGGGGYSI; encoded by the coding sequence ATGGCGCAACAGTGGCAATTTTGGATCGATCGCGGCGGCACATTTACTGATATCGTCGCCAAACGGGATGACAGTCAAATTTTTACCCATAAACTCCTCTCCGAAAACCCTGATCATTACCAAGATGCAGCCATTCAAGGCATCCGAGACATCCTTAACTTAAACCCTGATCAACCCATTCCCACTCATCAGATTCAAGCCATTAAAATGGGAACCACCGTCGCTACAAATGCCCTTTTAGAACACAAAGGAGAACGAGTTGTCCTTCTCATTACCAAAGGCTTTCGCGACGCACTCCGCATTGGCTACCAAAATCGTCCTGACATCTTTGCCCGTGAAATAATCCTCCCAGAAATGATCTATGAACAGGTCATTGAAGTTGAAGAAAGAATTAATGCGAATGGCGAAATTGTCACCCCTCTTAATGTTGAACAAATCAAACAAGACCTAAAAACTGCTTATGATCAAGGAATTAGAAGTTGTGCCATTGTATTAATGCACGGCTATCGTTATTCATGCCACGAAAAGCAAATTGCCGACATAGCAAGACAGCTTCACTTCAGTCAAATCTCCGTTTCCCATGAAGTTGCCCCCCTAATGAAACTGGTTAGCCGTGGAGATACCACCGTCGTTGATGCTTATCTCTCCCCTATTTTGCATCGTTATGTCGAACAAGTTGCCCAACAATTAAACCTAACAGAAAATAGTCCTACCCAACTCCTGTTTATGCAGTCTAACGGGGGATTAGTCGATGCTAACCACTTTCAAGGCAAAGATAGTATTTTATCAGGGCCAGCAGGAGGCATTGTTGGTGCAGTCAAAACCAGTCAAATTGCAGGATATGACAAAATTATCAGCTTTGACATGGGAGGAACTTCCACCGATGTCGCCCATTATGCGGGAGAATATGAACGCAACCTGGAAACAGAAATTGCAGGAGTACGCCTGAAAACGCCCATGATGGCAATTCATACTGTTGCGGCTGGAGGCGGATCAATTGTTGAATTTGATGGGGAACGATACCGCGTGGGACCCGACTCAGCAGGTGCGTATCCCGGACCCACTGCTTATGGTAATGGAGGGCCTCTAACGGTTACTGATTGTAATGTCAAAGTGGGGAAACTACAACCGCAATTCTTCCCCCATGTCTTCGGGAAAAATCAGGATGAACCCCTGAATGTGGAAGCAGTAGAAACTAAATTTCAGGAATTAACTGCAAAAATTGGAGATAATCGTCCTCCAGAAGCGGTTGCCTCGGGTTTCCTAGCCATTGCAGTGGAAAAGATGGCAAATGCCATTAAAAAAATCTCCCTAGAAAAAGGCTATGATGTTTCCCAATACACCCTTTGCTGTTTTGGCGGTGCAGGAGGACAACACGCTTGTTTACTAGCAGATGCCTTGGGGATGAAACGAGTCTTAATTCATCCTTATGCAGGAGTTCTATCAGCTTATGGCATTGGGTTAGCAGATATTCGCATCTTACGAGAACAAACTGTCGAAGCCAGACTCAATTCTAATCTTGATTTAGAGTCTATTTTCTTTCCTTTAATTGCAGAAGCGCAAAAAGAGTTATCCCAACAAGCCAATTCTTCTTCACCAGAAAGAACAACCATACAGCAAAAAGTTCATCTCAAATATGAAGGGACAGACTCACCTTTGCTAGTTAATTATGGCAGTAACGAAGCAATGGAACAAGAATTTCAAACCCTTCATCAACAGCGTTACGGGTTTGTGATGGAAGGGAAACCCTTAGTAGTAGATGCCATTTCTGTAGAATTGATTTATCAAACAGAAACTCTCGCTGAAAAAACCATTTCCCGTCAACAAGAAACTCCACCACAACCAATCACGACTGTGTCCGTTTATCTTGGTAATCAATGGCGTGATACTCCTGTCTATCAAAGAGAAGACTTACAACCACAAGATATTATTTCTAGTCCTGCAATTATCATTGAATCTACAGGAACCAATATTATTGAACTAGGTTGGGAAGCAACCATCAATGATGAGGGTCATCTAATATTATCTAAACAAGTGGAAGCTGATGGTGTTCAGTTACAACCCACTACGACAGAAAAACCAGACCCTGTTTTACTCGAAATTTTTAATAACTTGTTCCGTTCCATTGCTGAACAGATGGGAACAACCTTGCAGAATACTAGCTATTCCGTGAATATCAAAGAACGTTTAGACTTCTCTTGTGCTATTTTCGACCAAAATGGGGATTTAGTGGCAAATGCACCTCATATTCCTGTTCATTTAGGATCCATGAGTGCTAGTGTAGAGAGTTTAATAACAGCACAACAGGGAAATTTAAAGCCTGGAGATGTGTATGTGTTGAATAACCCCTATAACGGCGGAACTCATCTTCCCGATGTTACGGTTATTACGCCTGTTTTCCTCAATGATGAAATGTCTCCGCAGTTTTATGTGGCATCGAGAGGACATCATGCTGATATCGGTGGTATTACTCCTGGTTCGATGCCGCCTCATAGTACCCACATTGAAGAGGAAGGCGTGTTACTGGATAACTTTTTATTAGTGGAAAATGGACAATTTCGAGAGAAAGCATTATTAGACCAATTAACCAGCACTCATTATCCTGTACGCAACCCGAAACAGAATATAGCTGACTTACAAGCCCAAATTGCCGCGAATGAGAAAGGAGTTCAAGAGTTACTGAAGATGGTGGAACAGTTTGACTTAAAAACTGTACAAGCCTATATGCAGTATATTCAAAATAATGCAGAAACGGCAGTCAAACAAGTGATTGCAAGTTTACAGGAGGGGAGTTATCGCACGCCTTTAGATACAGGAGGAGACATTCAAGTACAGATTAGTATTAATCAAACTCTGAACCGCGCTACAGTTGATTTTACAGGAACCTCTCCTCAACAAGAAAGTAATTTCAATGCCCCATCTGCGATTTGTAAAGCTGCAGTTCTCTATGTGTTTCGGACGCTAGTAGATGACAATATCCCTCTTAATGCTGGCTGTTTGAAGCCCTTAGATATTATTATTCCGCAAGGTTGTTTATTGAACCCCACTCCTCCTGCTGCGGTGGTTGCTGGTAATGTGGAAACATCACAGTTAATTGTGGATACCCTTTACGGGGCATTAGAAGTAATGGCAGCCTCACAAGGAACCATGAATAACTTTACTTTTGGGAATGATCGCTATCAGTATTATGAAACAATTTGCGGTGGTGTTGGGGCTGGTAATGGATTTAAGGGCGCTGATGCGGTGCATACTCACATGACGAACTCCCGTTTAACTGACCCAGAAGTGTTAGAATGGCGATTTCCCGTATTAGTTGAAGAGTTTAGCATTCGCGAGAATAGTGGCGGAAAGGGTCGTTATTCTGGGGGAAATGGGGTGATTCGTCGCATTAAATTCCTAGAAGCAATGACAGCAGGAATTTTATCTAGTCGTCGTAAGTTTGCGCCGTTTGCGTTAGCAGGTGGTGAGTCAGGGAAAATGGGACGGAATGCAGTAGAAAGAAATGATGGAACGGTTGAGGAGTTAGATAGTACCGCGACGGTGGAAATGGATACAGGAGATGTGTTTATTATTGAAACTCCTGGCGGTGGGGGTTATAGCATATAG
- a CDS encoding type II toxin-antitoxin system HicA family toxin has translation MASALPVLSGREVVRVFQSFGWEVVRQSGSHIILVKEGELATLSVPDHREVAKGTLRSLIRTSGLTVSEFVSEI, from the coding sequence ATGGCATCTGCCCTTCCCGTACTTAGTGGGCGTGAGGTGGTTCGAGTGTTTCAGTCTTTTGGGTGGGAAGTAGTACGCCAAAGCGGAAGTCACATCATTTTAGTTAAGGAAGGAGAATTAGCCACACTTTCCGTTCCTGATCATCGTGAAGTTGCAAAAGGAACACTACGTAGTTTGATTCGGACGTCAGGGCTAACTGTCAGCGAATTTGTTTCTGAAATTTGA
- a CDS encoding IS1/IS1595 family N-terminal zinc-binding domain-containing protein produces the protein MNCPKCHSSRFVKNGHTHYGKQRFRCQVCGRQFVPNPSRQLISQETRDLIDQLLKERLSLAAIARVAEVWERWLQDYVNQKYYLTPKTDHYYAGLPILHPDDNQTFVA, from the coding sequence ATGAATTGCCCTAAATGTCACTCTTCTCGATTTGTTAAGAATGGACACACTCATTACGGAAAACAGCGTTTTCGCTGTCAAGTTTGTGGTCGGCAGTTTGTTCCTAATCCCTCTCGCCAACTGATTTCTCAAGAAACTCGCGATTTGATTGATCAATTGTTAAAAGAACGCTTATCGTTAGCAGCGATTGCGCGGGTAGCAGAGGTTTGGGAACGTTGGCTACAAGACTATGTCAACCAAAAATATTATCTGACTCCTAAAACTGATCATTACTATGCAGGACTACCCATTTTACACCCTGATGATAATCAAACATTTGTGGCTTAA
- a CDS encoding DUF433 domain-containing protein, translated as MVQATEYLYVVRDDEILHGEPIIKGTRTPVRAIIETWRMGVAPEEIPKGMPHLSLGQVFGALTYYCDHQEEINQYIERNCISDELIDPLVRDW; from the coding sequence ATGGTTCAAGCAACAGAATATCTTTATGTGGTTCGAGATGATGAAATTTTGCACGGAGAACCAATTATCAAAGGAACTCGTACACCAGTAAGAGCAATCATTGAAACTTGGCGCATGGGGGTAGCGCCAGAGGAAATTCCCAAAGGTATGCCTCATTTAAGTTTAGGACAAGTTTTTGGAGCATTAACTTACTATTGTGATCATCAAGAAGAAATCAATCAATACATTGAGCGTAACTGTATTTCAGATGAACTAATTGATCCGTTAGTGAGAGATTGGTGA